Proteins encoded by one window of Sphingosinicella sp. BN140058:
- a CDS encoding TonB-dependent receptor, with the protein MTRFGLLASRSAWGALALAMAQPGWAQTAEPAAAIGADGAGAADEIAPAAIPAEEGIVVTGSRIRGIAPVGSNVIAIDQARIAQEPVTSTNDLLRRVPQVVALGANRQGGSAQNGAANATRGAGINLRGIGTNATLLLYDGKRMPPQGTQGQYTDPSVIPAIALARVEVVADGASAIYGSDAIAGVVNFILRRNFDGIEIRARSGFTERGYDEQQIAGIFGRKWDSGSIMVSAEYTRNDALLGTELDFYQDDNRDRGGRDLRSNFCNPGTISVGGGSYAIPTGGVTNANVGSLVRGTTNRCFYNQYDTVIPEQERVNVIAAFNQQLGDRVRLFADGFYSKRSGEIAGISNITATVRNTNPFFVSPVPGATQVNVTYSLLPQVGGPDVNPYRGESWNVSGGVEADLFGDWSGTLYYAHGESSDVADRRIGINSAALNAALADTNPLTALNVFGGPNNPATIARIRDNLFVITGRTRLDVANLQFDGSLFHLPGGNVRLAAGGEYRKEYTFTDLATGTSAAETHVADDGSRTVKAAFAELFVPIVGADNAVPGLRELSLSLAGRYEHYSDFGSTTNPKIGITWKPANGITVRGSYGTSFRAPTFTEVSTVAGGAGLYYDTLPGPNGNLTGIGIAGGNPDLRPESATTWSAGVEFAPNFAPGLTATLTYFDIDYTDQIQALRGTPGLLTNPLYTDFVTFDPSAAEVQALLASGLPINSAINANLVQFIADGRRQNLGTSLVNGLDFGLYYRRTIGAVEVDAGVQGTYFTRYDFEAVPEAGLADVLGTIAFPQKFRSQADIGAKWNAFQARVTWNHLAGYRNTTVTPVQRVSNYDTIDLFLGWDVDERFRFSVDVRNLFDEKPPFVDTARGYDPQSSNPIPRLISFTAGVKF; encoded by the coding sequence CTGACGGCGCCGGCGCCGCCGACGAGATCGCGCCGGCCGCGATCCCGGCCGAAGAGGGTATCGTGGTCACCGGCAGCCGGATCCGCGGCATCGCACCGGTCGGCTCCAACGTCATCGCCATCGATCAGGCGCGGATCGCGCAGGAACCGGTGACGTCCACGAATGATCTGCTGCGGCGGGTGCCGCAGGTCGTCGCCCTCGGCGCCAACCGGCAGGGCGGATCGGCGCAGAACGGCGCCGCCAACGCCACCCGGGGCGCCGGCATCAACCTGCGCGGCATCGGCACCAACGCAACCTTGCTGCTCTACGACGGCAAGCGCATGCCGCCCCAGGGAACGCAGGGCCAATATACCGATCCCTCGGTCATCCCCGCGATCGCCCTCGCCCGCGTCGAGGTCGTCGCCGACGGCGCCTCCGCAATCTACGGATCGGATGCGATCGCCGGCGTCGTCAATTTCATCCTGCGGCGCAATTTCGACGGCATCGAGATCCGCGCCCGCTCCGGCTTCACCGAGCGCGGCTATGACGAGCAGCAGATTGCCGGAATCTTCGGCCGCAAGTGGGACAGCGGCTCGATCATGGTCTCGGCCGAATATACGAGGAATGACGCGCTCCTCGGCACCGAGCTCGATTTCTACCAGGACGACAATCGCGATCGCGGCGGCCGCGACCTTCGCTCCAACTTCTGCAATCCCGGCACGATCAGCGTCGGCGGCGGCAGCTATGCGATCCCGACAGGCGGCGTCACCAACGCCAATGTCGGCTCGCTGGTGCGCGGCACCACCAACCGCTGCTTCTACAACCAATATGACACGGTCATTCCCGAACAGGAGCGGGTCAACGTCATCGCCGCATTCAACCAGCAACTCGGCGACCGCGTCCGCCTGTTCGCCGACGGCTTCTATTCGAAGCGGAGCGGCGAGATTGCCGGCATCTCGAACATCACCGCGACCGTGCGCAACACCAACCCCTTCTTCGTCAGCCCGGTGCCGGGCGCGACCCAGGTCAACGTTACCTATTCCCTGCTGCCCCAGGTCGGCGGGCCGGACGTCAATCCCTATCGCGGCGAATCCTGGAACGTCAGCGGCGGAGTCGAGGCCGATCTGTTCGGCGACTGGTCCGGCACGCTTTATTATGCCCATGGCGAATCCAGCGACGTCGCCGATCGCCGGATCGGGATCAACAGCGCGGCGCTCAACGCCGCGCTCGCCGACACCAATCCGCTGACCGCCCTCAACGTCTTCGGCGGGCCGAACAATCCGGCGACGATCGCGCGCATCCGCGACAACCTGTTCGTCATCACCGGCCGCACCCGCCTCGACGTCGCCAACCTCCAGTTCGACGGATCCTTGTTCCACCTGCCCGGCGGAAACGTGCGCCTCGCCGCCGGCGGCGAGTATCGCAAGGAATATACGTTCACCGATCTCGCGACCGGCACCAGCGCTGCCGAGACCCATGTCGCCGACGATGGCAGCCGCACCGTCAAGGCCGCGTTCGCGGAGCTGTTCGTGCCGATCGTCGGCGCGGACAATGCCGTGCCGGGGCTGCGCGAGCTGTCGCTGTCGCTGGCGGGCCGCTACGAACATTATTCTGACTTCGGCAGCACCACCAACCCCAAGATCGGCATCACCTGGAAGCCGGCCAACGGGATCACCGTGCGCGGCAGCTACGGTACGTCGTTCCGCGCGCCGACCTTTACCGAGGTGTCGACGGTCGCCGGCGGCGCCGGCCTCTATTACGACACCCTGCCCGGCCCGAACGGCAATCTGACCGGCATCGGCATCGCCGGCGGCAATCCCGATCTGCGCCCGGAAAGCGCGACGACCTGGTCCGCCGGTGTCGAGTTCGCGCCCAATTTCGCGCCGGGCCTCACCGCCACCCTGACCTATTTCGACATCGATTATACCGACCAGATCCAGGCGCTGCGCGGCACGCCCGGCCTGCTCACCAACCCGCTTTATACCGACTTCGTCACGTTCGACCCGAGCGCCGCCGAAGTCCAGGCGCTGCTCGCGTCCGGCCTTCCGATCAACAGCGCGATCAACGCCAATCTGGTCCAGTTCATCGCCGACGGGCGCCGGCAGAATCTCGGCACGTCGCTGGTCAACGGGCTCGATTTCGGCCTCTATTACCGCCGGACGATCGGCGCCGTCGAAGTCGATGCCGGCGTTCAGGGCACCTACTTCACCCGCTACGATTTCGAGGCGGTGCCCGAGGCCGGCCTTGCCGACGTGCTCGGCACGATCGCCTTTCCGCAGAAATTCCGGTCGCAGGCCGATATCGGCGCCAAGTGGAACGCCTTCCAGGCGCGGGTGACCTGGAACCACCTTGCCGGCTATCGCAACACCACCGTCACGCCGGTGCAGCGCGTCAGCAATTACGACACGATCGACCTGTTCCTCGGCTGGGACGTGGACGAACGGTTCCGCTTCTCGGTCGACGTCCGCAACCTGTTCGACGAAAAGCCGCCCTTCGTCGACACCGCGCGCGGCTACGATCCGCAATCGTCCAATCCGATCCCGCGCCTGATCTCGTTCACCGCGGGGGTGAAATTCTGA